The following nucleotide sequence is from Zea mays cultivar B73 chromosome 1, Zm-B73-REFERENCE-NAM-5.0, whole genome shotgun sequence.
AATATGGGGAGAGTAATGGAAGGATGTGTCTTTTTGAGCAAAGCCATCACTCTGCACGGAAGTGTTGGACGTCTGGTGTTCAAGAATTTTATGCACTACTAGGGTGTTATCTTGGTCAAGCAGAGCGTGCTttgatttctttgttctttgcTGTCAGCCTTCTTATTTGACTTGACTTCCCTTCACTTCTGAAATGGATGTCTTAATTTTTCTTTCTGAACTAATGGATGTAGTTGTTCCACATGGCACAAGCAATAGCCTCCAAATCAAGGCtgcaaccttttgtttttcttacTTATTTGACCCAACAAGAATTCAAACAATAATGTTACAAGTTTGACAGGAAAAAGCCCCAGACCCGCTCACGTCGCCCTGCTTGGGCGGCTCGGGCAGCAAATtctagccgccgccgccaccttGGCCGCGGCGCTTCCCGCACGCCCTGCAAGGACGGCGGTGGCAGGGAGATGCTCCCCCTTGCTCCGCCACTCCCCACCCCTCTCCCTCTGCGCCGACCTAGGCAGGTGGCCTGGCGCCGGCGCCCGCGCGCTCGCATGGCCGTGGCTAGCCCGCGGTGGCGGCGTCCGTGCGCGTGGCTAGCCcgtagcggcggcggcggcggttgcgCCTTGTCCGTGCTCGTGGCGCGGTGGTTGGGTCGGGTGTGGCCCGTATGGAACTTGGCCTGGCGGCGGACCTGCAGCTGCCAGCGGCGAGGTAGATGTGGAAGAGCAGCAGGTGGTGGGTCGTGGGACGGCGGCCTCGGCGGTTCCCGGCGTCGTGGCTTCGGTTCACGCGGTCGACTGGATTTCGGATTTTGAGCCTCCCTTCGGCCGGTGGTGTGGGCAGGCTGGCTCCGTGGGTTGGGATGTGTGGTGAAGGTCCCCCGGTGAAAGCGATGCTCGTTTACGGGCGGTCGACGGTGACGTCTGTGGACGCCACTCCTGCACTGTTGAGGGTGCCGTCCTTGACCTCTCGTCTTCGAGTTATTTGAGATTGTAATAATCTCGTCGCGCTGCTTCGCCACTTTGTTACTCCGCAGCCGCGTATCGCCAGTATGGTATTCTCGAGCTCACATCCTTGCCAGATAGGGACAGTTATTCCCCCGCCCTCTGTTACCTTACATTAGCTAAGGTAAAAGTCAAAATTGTCCCTGCTGTTTACACGAGGCCGGTGAAAACCTAACTCCCTTGACTCCTCTCTTCTTCCACTGGGCTCTCCTTTTGCGCCGCCAGTACTCTGTGCTCGCACTCCTCCTCCTCCGATGGCTACTCCGGCAAGAGGCAAGAAACGGCTCGTCGTCGACGTCGATCTCGAGCTCGACAGTGAGGTCGAAGTGGCTTCCGCCTTCAGCCGCTTGTCTGTTTCTGTCGTTGCCAAGCGTTCTTCGAGCACTCCACCAGCAAGCAGCGCACCACCGGCAAGCAGCGCACCACCACAAGGTTGCGGCTTCGAGCACTGCACCGGCAAGCAGCGCACCACCAGCAAGGAGTGGACCAGCGGCAAGGAACTCACCTGCGCGGCCACATCAGGTACCTGTTTCTGTCGTCATGGAGCAGTGATTTTTGTAGAGTATTGTGTTTTTATCCAAACTGTCTAGCGACCATTAGTGCTAGAAGCAGAGGGGGCGAGTGGCTTTAATTGTTAACTGTGTTCTGTCGAACAGAGCTCACAGACGGCGTCAATCAGTGCTCGGCACCTCGTTCAGTGTCGGTAAGGGTTGAACTAAGTTCAATAATATGCAGTACTATGTTGAAATCCAATAGCAATTTTTGTGGTTTCGCAGATTACCCGATTTGAAACAGTTCGTAGTGACCTCGCCCAAGCCATTACAAAGATGCGTGTAGTTGGGAAGGAGTTGAAAGATTTGGCTGGAGACGAGATTATGGATTCGCCAGATACGGCCAAAGAGGTGTCAGTGAACTTCGCAATGTGGCGCGTGTATGAGCTTGCTCAGTCACTTGAGGACGAAGCACAGCGTTTAGAAGATCTCGAAGCTGGTCCGTCGCCACCATTATCTCAGTGGTTCAACAACCAATTTGCTGAAGATGAACATATGGGTGGTGGGGAATGGGCACTGGATGATGTCAATTCTGAAGAGCTTTCGGATCGTCAGATGAAGTAGAGTAATAGTGGTGTTGTTTAACGGCAGTAGATGTGTTATTTGTGTAAGGGACAGCTTGTGTCAGGTATCCGTGTAATAGTTAGCTTGTGTAAGGTAACCGAACTTGGTAGTGTAGTACTGTGAACCTGGGTTGTCCATTTTGTCGAGTGTTGAATGGCACTCGATAGCTTTTGTAACGTTGTCCATTCTGTTTTCATTAAGGTTATCTGAACCTGGGTACCTGAGTAAGGTTATCTGAACTACCAAGTTCGGACATGTGTTTCTGTGTAGTTTCTGATGTTTGAACCTGAGTAAGGCCATCTGTTTTCATTAAGGTTATCTGAACCTGAGTAATAGTGGTGTTGAATGGCACTGTGAACCTGGGTTCCTTGCAGATGGCCATCGTTTCCAGAAATTGGCACTCGGTAACTTGAGCAGATGGCCAGCTTCATTTTGGACAACACCAGCAGATGGCCATCGTTTCCGGAGATTGGCCCAGGCCAGTGTTTCCGGAGACCAGCAGATGGCCAGTTTCTTGAATGCCAGGCGCCAGCATAAGTTACCAAAATGAAGCTGTCAAACATTAAAACTCGCTTGCCAGCATAATACACTGAATGCCAGGCATAAACTGAATGCCCTGCTTCAAACACGCTGCTTCAAACAGCTACCAGAAACACACTGCTTCAAACATCAGAAACTACACAGAAACACACTGCTTCAAACACCAGAAACTACACAGAAACTACACTACCAGAAAATAGC
It contains:
- the LOC103641864 gene encoding uncharacterized protein, which codes for MATPARGKKRLVVDVDLELDSEVEVASAFSRLSVSVVAKRSSSTPPASSAPPASSAPPQGCGFEHCTGKQRTTSKEWTSGKELTCAATSELTDGVNQCSAPRSVSITRFETVRSDLAQAITKMRVVGKELKDLAGDEIMDSPDTAKEVSVNFAMWRVYELAQSLEDEAQRLEDLEAGPSPPLSQWFNNQFAEDEHMGGGEWALDDVNSEELSDRQMK